One genomic region from Chionomys nivalis chromosome 17, mChiNiv1.1, whole genome shotgun sequence encodes:
- the Ly6e gene encoding lymphocyte antigen 6E has translation MRVFLPVLLAALLGVEQAHSLICFSCTDQKSNLKCLWPTVCPSSDNYCVTVSAAAGFGNVNLGYTLNKGCSEICPRENINVNLGVASVNSYCCQSSFCNISTAGLGLRASIPMLGLGLLLSLLALLQLEP, from the exons ATGAGGGTCTTTTTGCCTGTACTGCTGGCAGCCCTTTTGGGTGTGGAGCAAG CCCATTCCCTAATATGCTTCTCCTGCACCGATCAGAAGAGCAACTTGAAATGCCTGTGGCCAACTGTATGCCCGAGCTCTGACAATTACTGTGTCACAGTATCTGCTGCCGCCGGCTTTG GGAATGTCAACCTTGGCTACACCCTGAATAAGGGCTGTTCTGAAATCTGCCCTCGTGAGAACATCAACGTCAATTTAGGAGTAGCATCCGTGAACAGCTACTGCTGCCAAAGCTCCTTCTGTAACATCAGCACAGCTGGCCTTGGTCTTCGCGCCAGTATCCCCATGCTGGGCCTTGGACTCCTGCTCAGCTTGCTGGCTCTGCTGCAACTGGAGCCCTGA
- the Ly6s gene encoding lymphocyte antigen 6S isoform X2, giving the protein MKTGVLLLLVSLLCAEKAQGLRCYQCVATATPETCQPTTCSDTNGVCVTQEIKSTVESYKMTLISKFCYPTCPDKEYPENLEILGVTVNSKISCCNTDLCNAAGATGGSIWTLAGVLVFSLGSVLLQAWL; this is encoded by the exons ATGAAGACCGGTGTGCTCCTCCTGCTGGTGAGCCTACTGTGTGCAGAGAAAG CTCAGGGGTTGCGCTGCTACCAGTGTGTGGCGACCGCCACACCTGAGACTTGTCAACCAACCACCTGCTCCGACACTAACGGCGTCTGCGTTACTCAGGAGATAAAATCCACTGTGG AATCTTACAAAATGACATTAATAAGCAAGTTCTGCTATCCCACCTGCCCCGATAAGGAGTATCCTGAAAATCTGGAAATCCTGGGCGTCACCGTCAACTCCAAGATTTCCTGCTGTAACACAGACCTCTGCAATGCGGCAGGTGCCACTGGGGGCAGCATCTGGACCCTGGCAGGGGTGCTTGTGTTTAGCTTGGGGTCGGTCCTCCTGCAGGCCTGGTTGTGA
- the Ly6s gene encoding lymphocyte antigen 6S isoform X1 — protein MTNSSHTMKTGVLLLLVSLLCAEKAQGLRCYQCVATATPETCQPTTCSDTNGVCVTQEIKSTVESYKMTLISKFCYPTCPDKEYPENLEILGVTVNSKISCCNTDLCNAAGATGGSIWTLAGVLVFSLGSVLLQAWL, from the exons AT GACGAACAGTTCCCACACTATGAAGACCGGTGTGCTCCTCCTGCTGGTGAGCCTACTGTGTGCAGAGAAAG CTCAGGGGTTGCGCTGCTACCAGTGTGTGGCGACCGCCACACCTGAGACTTGTCAACCAACCACCTGCTCCGACACTAACGGCGTCTGCGTTACTCAGGAGATAAAATCCACTGTGG AATCTTACAAAATGACATTAATAAGCAAGTTCTGCTATCCCACCTGCCCCGATAAGGAGTATCCTGAAAATCTGGAAATCCTGGGCGTCACCGTCAACTCCAAGATTTCCTGCTGTAACACAGACCTCTGCAATGCGGCAGGTGCCACTGGGGGCAGCATCTGGACCCTGGCAGGGGTGCTTGTGTTTAGCTTGGGGTCGGTCCTCCTGCAGGCCTGGTTGTGA